tcccactgcagggagctgcagaggagccgCATGGTCCATCCCTGGATTCTCCAAGCACTGACTGCCCATCCACTCTGACCACAGCCAGGGGccacatcccactgcctgcccagcgTCCATCCATGGAGGTGACCACCGTGTCCCCATCTCCTGCCTCACCCACTGAAGAAGATCATCTCTGTGAGACAGATGCCACCACCGTGGCCATACACAGTGTGACCCTGCTCATCTGCCTCTGtgggctggccgggaatggggctgtctgctgcttcctttgctACCCCTATTCATCCATGAAGAGCACCAACCGCTGGATCCTCGTGCTGACTCTTCTGgacttcctcttcctcctcattcTGTTGCCCTCCCCTCTGCTCTTCCTGGTGGAGGACGTGTCCTGCTCTATCATCCTGCCCCTGCAGTATGTATGGTTCCTCTTCCAGGTGCCACTGGTGTCATACACCTTTTGTCTGTACACACTGACATTCGTCAGCATCCTGAGGTGCAGGTCCATTCACTGCCcgctctggctctgctgccaccaTCCCCAGCACCTCTCATGGGTGGTGCATGCCCTGCTTGGGGCCTTCCTCATCACTCTCATCGCTATCTTTGCCACCATGATTTCTCTGTGTTTCGTCCAGCGATCTGAGCACTGGTGGGTGTCTCTCATCTCCATGCACGCCTTCAACCTTCTCCTCTGTACCCCCTTCCTGCTCATTTCCAGCACAATCCTCTTCACTCATTTCAAGCCTGGCTCCCAGAAGCCACAACCCAGGAGGCTTGACATTGTTATCTGCCTCATTGTGCTCTTCACTCTGCCCCTCAGCCTCTGGAACTTACTGGAGTACCTCGGCTACACCATTGTGCCCTCCCAGGTGGCTTTCCTGCTCACCTGCATCACCAGCAGTGGCAAACCCATCATCTACTTCTTggtggggaggtgctggaggcccTGCTCCTTGGGGTCCCTCCAGCTCTCCCTCCAGAGGGTCTTTGAGGAGCCAGAAGGAAACACTGCCCACAGCCATCATCCTGCCATGGACACAGTGCTCTGAGTCTGTTGAttcctcctgctgcactgctgaaGGACCCTGGGACCGTGGCTGAGAGATTCCTTGAGTCTCCTGATCAATAAATACCCACAGGAtcaccctgcctgtgctggtgcatccccagcccctttcCAGGCCGCTCTGGGCTCTGATCCATGCTTGTGAggcctcagcctggaggagcagcccctgggctcagctcctgtggTGCTGATCAGAAacaccctctgctcccaggagctgctgctgtccaacgACCTCCTGGGCTTTTATCAACAGCCTTGGAAATTACTGGAGTGCCCTGGAtgccacagcatccctgctctgccactgtCACAGGAAGCTGCCGGCCCCAAGCGTGGCCAGGGTGAAGCATTGCTGGCAGTGACGCCCATCCCTTGGGGCCCTGGGAGCAGCGGCCCCAAAGGAGACCCTTGGAGCTCTCCCGGGCCCAGCAGCGCTGAGCAGGAGCTCCCTGGCAccggggcctctcccagctgggatcTCTCCCGTCTGCTGCCCTCGGCTGATCCCCAAACGCCCACGGCTCCTGGGCCCAGCCCCCCAGggctccaggcccagcccttggcacaggcaggagatgCAAAGGGATCCGCAGGGAGCATTTCACTGCCTGCCAGGGCAATTGCTCACAGGGACCTTGCACTgactctgcctgcctgcctggctctgtgcacacacGTCTGCATCTGCTCTGGCAAATGtgccagaaatgctgctctcccagctctcTTAGTGCCTGAGACATCTGATTGGGGCAGGCCTGGAAGCAAGGATCAGGCATAAATAAGGTTAAATGCTTCTAAGTGATATTCCTCTGCTGAATGCCTCAGTTTAAGGTGTAACTGAAGTGCTGTTAAGTTGGAGTGCTCTAAAGCTTTTAAGCCATTTTCCTTTTAATCCTTACCCTCGCTGTCCTTTTGTCACCTGGCCTTGCactcacacacaaacacacacacagggactgCAGTTTGGTGTGCTGGTGCTTAATATTAAACCTGGTTTTTACTGATTTCCTTGCTGGTGCTTTTGTGCCTTCACAAATTCTTTCTCTGCCCTGGCTTTGGCCTCCCTCAGCAGGCTGGGATGGTGCAGCCCTAAGGGGAAGGGTGGATCCatgctcctcagcacagccacccccTTCCAGGAGCAGGGTGACATCTGTGTTTGTCACCATGGGCTCCATGGGGCATCAACCCCCTCCCTGTGGCTTCTCTGAGGTCTCTGAGctggggtgttcagcctggagaagggaaggcttcagggagaccttagagccccttccaggcCTAAAGAGGCTCCAAGAACTGGAGAGGCTTTGGACAAAGGCCAgaaatgacaggacaagggggaatggcttcccactgccagagatCAGGGTTAGGGGcaatattgggaagaaattcctccctgtgagggtgcagaggccctggcacaggttcccagAGATGCTCTGGCCTCCCCATCTCTGGaggtgttccaggccaggctggatggggtttgaaGCAGCCCTgtcttgtggaaggtgtccctgcttgcAAAGGGGTGAGATCAGGAAAAGACAACCACAAGTATTCCCAAGactgaagaggaggaggaggaggagctctggtgaagggctggaagggacaccACAGCACCTCAACATCTGGACTCTATTGGCTTTTATTGCATCCTCAAGGCTACTGACAGTAAGAAATGTGGGCTCTGATGCTGATAACCTGCTGCAAGCCTGTCTTGGTTTGGCACGGGCCGTTCActcgccttctcctgctctcagctgggcagaggagagggaaacaAAACTTATCAAAGGAATCATGAGTTGAGATGAGAACTGGGAGAAAAAACACTCTTTGCAAAAAAACGGGTCAAATTTTCTGGTATCAAGTAAATTTATTAATAACAGATTCAGAAGATGGTaatgagaattaaaataaagctttaaatcaccttttttccccccagcccctcattCTTGCCCATTGACAATGCAGGGAGACAGGGCACAGACGTCCTTCACCAGCTTTGAAGCACTGCCAATAAAACACCGTTTACCTGGAAAAAACCTGGGTTATCCATTAAACAAAGAGAGATTGCATATTCTGGGAATAATTTAAACCATCAAAACATTGATAtcattatataatatattggGAGCACTTTAGGGTGTATCTATAAAAAATCTCTGATATTATAATGTATAAATATGCCTGGAAATTGTTGTTTCTTTGGACATATCTATGGCAAATATATTTCCAAGATGTTCACAATTTTGACTCAAAATTGTTATTAGGCTAACACGATTTCCTGTAAGACTTCAGTGtcttggtgtctgcagggacacagccatggCTTGTGCTGCCTGGAGCAACCATGatccagagctgagctggcatGGACACGATGGCCCAGGGGCTCAGCATTCCCCACCCCGAGTGCTctgtcagtgtcacagcagagaTCTCCCCAGAGATCTTTACTTTTCAATGTTGTCAGCCAGGAGCAAAGATGTCTCTGCCTTCAGAAATTCTTCCTCTCCACTGCCTTcagctgctccctcagcagGCTCAGGTGgtgcagcagcaaggagaggaggaggccgtgctcctcagcacagccacccccTTCCAGGAGCAGGGTGACACCTGTGCTTGTCACCATGGGCTCCACGGGGCATCACCCCCCTCCCTGGGGCTTCCCTGAGGTCACCAGCCCCACCACACCCCACACCTTCTCTCCAGCCCCACCACACCCACACCTTCTCTCCAGCCCCACCACACCCCACACCTTCTCTCCAGCCCCACCACACCCCACACCTTCTCTCCAGCCCCACCACACCCACACCTTCTCTCCAGCCCCACCACACCCCACACCTTCCCACCACatcttcccagcagctccatcatGTCCCAGCCCTCCCACACCACCCTCCCATCCCACTCCCCATGCAGCCCACCCACCTCCCGTCCTtcccatccctcccagccccgTGCCTGAGGCTCCAGTCCCTCCCCACGGGCTGCTcaccccaggctgccctggaagCCTTTGGGGCCGTGTTTCTCTTGGAGatgcccctccccagctccatccctggtgTCCAGCCCCCCAGCCTCCTTTGGACACAAACAAGAGGCACTACAGGGATGGCTTGGAGTGCCCAGAGTGAACCTTTTGAAGGCCTTTCATCAATGCCTCCTTTTATTCTCTTCACCTGCTCTGGCCTCTGTTCTAGGGAGCCAGCCCAAGGCATCAGGCAcacaggggctggaggggccaggagggctctgggtGCCACCAATCCCAAATCTCccacaggacagcagcagagcccaacaggccacacctgcagccagggagtGGCCAGGGACTGGGAACACATCGGGATGGCATGGCACGGCATGGCATGGCAGGGCATGGCATGCGATGGGAACCCAtcgggatggcatgggatgggatgtggAGTGATGCCAAAATTAGACAGAATAAAGTTCTGTTTGAAGAAATCCTAACATCACCTAATGTTGTTACCAAGGGAAGTATTAGGCAGCAGGAAATGCAGAAGGAGCTCTCATTATTTCTGTGAGTGTTGTGAGATTTTACAACCGTGTTTTTATTCATTATACCCATACATAGACATCAAAAAGTTTTTCTATCTAAAGAACACCTTAAACATACAGGTAAATACCATTCTTCTAGAACTAATTTCCCTTCATCCACTTCCTACTCTGAGTCCTTTGATGGCCCCGGAGGGTCATTAAGAGGAGCTTCTGGTGGTTGTATTCACTGAATGCTGTGATATTAAAGGTGACCCTGCCCTGAACTTTTCCTTTGGCCATGTGCTCTTGCTTCTTGTTACAGAACTTGCCCCAGAAATAATGCCGACCTCCTTATCTGTTTCTGCTCTGGCTCCAGGCACCTTTATCAAACAGGGTCCACGCCTTCACATATTTTTATCTATTTGCCCAGTTAGTCTTCAGGCAACGTCAGGAGAGTTGAAAATGTTTATTCTCTCTTCTTTATCAATCCCCTGCGCACCAGCAcatcctccctcctccctctcccatcCCACCATACCCACTGGCCTCTTCACCTGCACATCTCACTCCTCCCCACTGAATCCTTcccactgcaggcagctgctgaggagctgccaTAGTCCATCCCTGGATTCTCCAAGCACTGACTGCCCATCCACTCTGACCACAGCCAGGGGccacatcccactgcctgcccagcgTCCATCCATGGAGGTGACCACCGTGTCCCCATCTCCTGCCTCACCCACTGAAGGAGACAATGTCTGTGTTATCGATGCCAGCGATGTGGCCACACACAGTGTGACCCTGCTCATTTGCCtctctgggctggctgggaac
The Agelaius phoeniceus isolate bAgePho1 chromosome 6, bAgePho1.hap1, whole genome shotgun sequence DNA segment above includes these coding regions:
- the LOC129122255 gene encoding mas-related G-protein coupled receptor member D-like; its protein translation is MEVTTVSPSPASPTEEDHLCETDATTVAIHSVTLLICLCGLAGNGAVCCFLCYPYSSMKSTNRWILVLTLLDFLFLLILLPSPLLFLVEDVSCSIILPLQYVWFLFQVPLVSYTFCLYTLTFVSILRCRSIHCPLWLCCHHPQHLSWVVHALLGAFLITLIAIFATMISLCFVQRSEHWWVSLISMHAFNLLLCTPFLLISSTILFTHFKPGSQKPQPRRLDIVICLIVLFTLPLSLWNLLEYLGYTIVPSQVAFLLTCITSSGKPIIYFLVGRCWRPCSLGSLQLSLQRVFEEPEGNTAHSHHPAMDTVL